The following nucleotide sequence is from Deltaproteobacteria bacterium.
CCAATTTGTCTCGGTTCCAACGATTTTTCCGGAAATACGATACGCTTGCTGAGTGGCTGCCGTCCACAGACTTTGCGTATTTCCGCCAGAGGTATGAGATTACCTTCGAGTTGAGAAGATAATGGCCTTTCTTTCATTCATCGTTTTTCGAGAATCGTCAGTAGCACCCAACGCTCTCTTGCAATTGGCGTCTCGGTCGCGTAGACCAGTGCCATGGTTACCGATCTCGCTCATACGTTTCCGCGCCTCGACAGCTTACCCCGATCCCTTCCATTGGAAGGCGCTGTGCGGATTGAAATGGAAGAAGGGGTGCCACTCTTTCGTGCCTCCAGTACCGTACAGAAGAGAATCGAAATGCTTCTAACTAAACAACAGGGGACAGAATTAAGTACAGAGGAAGCGTTGGAATTGGATCGCTACGAAGAGATGGACGATTATCTGAGCTTCCTCAATCGTGTGGTCCGCAATCTCGCTCAAGAGCCCACCCCGTAGGATAAGCCAGCGTTGCCCGCGCGCAAGAAAATCTCTGCTTCGTTACAACAACGCGTTCGGCAGCGAGCCCAGGGGTTGTGTGAATACTGCCATGCCGCAGAGCAATGGCAATATGTCCGTTTCACACTCGATCATATCATTCCAGTCGCGCGTGATGGCCCGTCGACGCTCGATAATTTGGCCTTGGCCTGCTTTCACTGCAATCGGCGGAAGACGGATCGTCTCAAGGCCGTCGATCGCGCTTCTCACGACCAAGTTCCGCTCTTCAACCCACGCGAACACAAGTGGAGCGATCACTTCATCTGGTCTGCTGACGGGACCGTCTTAATCGGTCGTACGCGGACTGGGCGTGCCACGATTGATGCATTGGCGTTAAACCGTGAACGTGTGGTCCGCATTCGGGCAGCGGATTATATCGCCGGACGGCATCCTCCACCCGATGATCCACGACAGTAGTCGTAGAAAGAAGGGCTGTGCAGCGTACCAACTCAATGGTGCCTGCTACACACCCTACTTGGCTGCGCACTACTGGTTCCCAAGAAAGACGACATCGTTCTGTAAAATGTAGCCCGGTACCCGCCCCTGTCGAGACTGTACCTCCAGATACGACCCAGTCTGACTCACCACTCGTACTTTCGTTCCTCGTGAAAGATTCGCGACGATGCTGGCATTGGCATGCGGTTCACTATGGAGCTGGGTATCCCTCTCCACGCGATACATACCTAACGGTATCTCCCCTGTACGACTGACGGGTGTTTCCGTAACGTCTCTAGGCTTTCTATTGACTGTTGTCTCTACGCCCGGGTAACTGTAGCCACCTTCCAGGTAGCGGGCTACGATTCGCCGGTTGGGACTGTGGCATACGCTCGAAGTTTCAGAGTAAGTCAAACATTCTGGCAGGCCATCAGAAAACGTGAGGGTGACCCGTCCGGATGTTCTTCCCTGCAAACCTTCCCAACTATAGGGGGCGATGACGCGCAGAGGGCGACCAAGCTTATCACGTTCCTCAATTGAAGTGCTTGTCACGCTACCGGAGATGAACTGTGCAAATGCACCCCAGCGTTTGGTGTCATCAAGGATCAGATCTTCAATGAGTTTGCGATAGTTTTGGTCCTTGAAGGGTTGTCCTGCGGGTGGCGTGATCACGGAAGAAGCAGTTGCTTCACCACCGAGCCGTATGGGCTGTTTGTTTAAAGCAAAAAGCCGCAAGTTATCCTCAAATCGCATCAAGCCTGGAGCCGTGCACGCATTTATCTGAACGAGAGAAATCATATCACTCGCTATCGCCTGTGCGTCGCCGATGAGACCCGCCATCGCCGACCCTGCATCGGGTCTGGTGAGATCACCAAAAGTTCGGCTCAGTTCTCGACCTATGTCAGCTTTCCTTTGCCTGTTGACGGTATTCAGTGCGTCATACAGTGCAGGCTTGGCAAACAAATTAGTCCCGACCGTTTCGTATTCGCTACAGGTTCGGTTAGTCTCTATCCCATAACCATTCTTGGTGACCATCCATTCAATGCACCGCTACCTAGTCATTTCGACCTTGTTTCGTGGCAGCGCAGCGGAACAGTGACGCGCAAAAGCCTCCAGGTATTGGTTAAACAAGATGCCGAACCGGTTATCTGAGCGGTCCAAATCAATATTGACGAAGTCACCTGCGAAAATCTTTGAGACTAGGGCACTGTTTGTGATCCCACGTGTTTGGAAAGTAAGCTGAACTTCTTCCTTAGCTGCCCTGTTCTGTGGTGGTGCAGCTCCTGCGGGGAGACTCTGGGCCGATAGGGTCGCAAAAATACCGACAACTAATATGAGCAATGATATGCGCACGGGGTTTGTTCCTCTACTTTGCTGAGTAACGAAAGGAGCGCTAACGTGAGGGAAGCCAGGAGTTGAAATCCACGGCAGAATTCTACAGACCATATCACAGGTAGGGTGGGTCATGACCACCCGACGCCCCTATTCAGGACACTTCTTCCTCAAAAATACCGAAGTATCCTGGAGTATAGCTTTACCTATTTCCTGGAACGCAGAGCCCACTTCTCCTATCGCGTCTCCCAACAAAAGAAATGAAGTTCCCAAATCTGTTCCTGCCTGAGTAGCAAAGTGTTCTAATGGACGATCAATGAGTTGCTCTCCTAGTGTTTCCTCAACGAAATCTGTAGCAACCCATTTTCCAACCAGTAAATCTGCATTACCTTGCTTTAATGACTTTGCAAAGTCCGCGATTCTCGACTCCCAGTTTTTAGAAATATTCCTAGGGTTCCACGCTATACCTTCATTGATAGCTTTGATGAAGCCGAAAAATAAAGCTATGTCCGTATGAATGATCCCAGAAGCTGCCTTGAGAGCTGCAGCAGCACTATATGCTGCTGCAGCATGAGCATGCGAAATAGCAGCTTCAAAATGAGTACTGTCTAGTCCATATGGATCTATGAATAGTAATGGATTATTCGTAGCATATGAATAAACATTCTGCTCCCCTGAATTAAACCCAATCGGATCTTTCATCGTCCACCTTCCCACCACCGCATCATAATCCCGTGCGCCGAAGCGTACTAACTTAGTGTGCTGGTCGTAGAGCCCACCGGCAAAGCCAAACGGCTGGAATCCGGGATTGGTATCAGCCAAGACGTTACCGAATTCGTCGTAATCTATACGCTGGGCAACAGCACCACTGGTGACGTTGATGACAAGTCGCACACTGCCAAGATGATCGGTGATGATGCGATACGTTACACCGCCTTTGATCATGTAGTCTGGTACGTTGATGCCGGTACCGTACACGAAACGGCTAACAGTCGCACCGCTTCCATCAATTTCGGCGATTGGCCTAAGCTGGCTTTGATAGAGGAAGCCTTGCTGGAGGACACCGTTGACCTTCTTACCGATGCGTCGATTCTGACCGTCGATGACATACTCAATTTGCGTTCCTCCAGGAAATGACGCACTGATCAAGTTGCCGAGTTCGTCATAATTGTAGGTCGTGGTCTGCCCTCCCGTCACCTTGGTTAGGAGTTCGCCGTTTGCAGTGTATGTGTATGTACTGCTCCCAGCAGTAAGCAACCGATCCTGAGCATCATAGGTGTAGACCGTGGCTGCGCCTGGACCAGCGAGACGATTACCGTTGCTATCGTATGTATAGCTGGCGGCCGTCGCGCCGTTTTGCTTAACCTCTATGAGGCGGCCTGCGAGGTCGTATGCATAGGTGAATGTGGTAGTCACACCGTTGATAGTCTCGGTCTTGGTCGTAATACGCCCGATGCCATCACGCGCGTAGGTGACGTTGTACAGACTCGTTGTGTTGAAAGCTGCGTTGTAAGTCGTGACCTCGGCGAGGTTGTTGTAATTGAGAGTGTCTTTGACACCAGTTGCTACACCAATTGTCGTACCGGTCAGTAAGCCGTTCTGTGCGTCGCGGGTTAAGCTCAGCGCACCAACACCGGTCAACAGACTATCGTTATCGTAGGTCAGATTGATCGGATTGGCGCCGTTCACGGACAGGGAAGTCATGCGGAAGTTGTTGTCATACGTCCGCGTTACATTGCCAGCGATCGGGCCGGTCCAGGTTGTGCCAGTGAGCAACGAGCCATCGTAGGTGTAGGCAAGTCCGACACCACCTGGAGAGCTGATGCTCGACAGATTGCCAGTCGTTGTATTGTAACCGTAACCGTAGCTTCCACGTCCGATCACTTGCGCGGCAACACGACCTGCACCGTCATAATTGAGGTTAATAGTCTTGCCATCTGGCCGTGTGATCAGCTCAAGTTGTCGGTCAATGTTGTAGGTATAAAGGGTCTGGTTCGTACCACCGCCACTGACGCTCGGTGCGGTGTACGTCGCTTGTAGGTCAACCGGCGTGTACGTGAACGTATGCGCCGATCGTCCGGGTGGGGCAAGAGAGGTGAGGTTGCCGTTCGCATCATAACCATAAGTGATAGCACGATTGCCCGGTAACGTTTGTGAAGTCACACGACCAACAGCATCATGAGCGAAGTTGGTCACTCGCCCTAATGAATCAGTCGCAGTAGCCAGATAACTATTGGTATCATAGGTAAACGTAACCGAACGTCCGCCTTGCGATACGCTACTGATTCGTCCCTTCCCATCATAACCAACCGTGTTAGCGGCCAAGCCGGTAACCTGCGATTGCGTAACACGTCCCAGATTATCAATCGTCGTCGTACCCTTACGTCCGAGAGGTGAGGTATTGGTAAACGTCCGAGTCGCTTTGTCAAACACGCTTGTGTATTTACGACCGTTAATCGTCGCAGTGTCAGTTAGTGAAGTAAAATTAAACAGGTCACTGGGACTCGCGGGAAGGATCGTTCGATCTCCGGTAGCATTGAGGGTGAGGTTGCCTGGCGTCATAATCTTCCCACTTGTTGCAATGGGCGACTGCATACCAAAGCGTGGGTCCGGTCCTTCTTGTGTGGTTGAGGTAGTCTTGTTAGGTGCAACCGCTTCTTCACTACCATTCAAACCAGAAGCGACCGCACTGGCTGTTCCATCGGGGAACATGTTGATACGAATCTCGCGCGTTTGATCTGCTACGGCTGGACCAGAGTTAGGATACCCAACCCGGTACTTCGTAGAGCGGGCCAGTCCTGAGGTGCGTGTCACCTCGTAACTCTGCCCTTTACTCCCGTCAGTAAAACCTGAGTTTCCAAGTTCCACACGGCTGAGGTTCTGGCTGCCACCAGCAGGATCGGTGTCCTTCGTGAGCCGACCGAGGGCATCGTAGGTAAACTGATACGCATTGTTCTTCGGATCACGCATTGCGCTCATAAGGCCAGTAGCACT
It contains:
- a CDS encoding HNH endonuclease yields the protein MPARKKISASLQQRVRQRAQGLCEYCHAAEQWQYVRFTLDHIIPVARDGPSTLDNLALACFHCNRRKTDRLKAVDRASHDQVPLFNPREHKWSDHFIWSADGTVLIGRTRTGRATIDALALNRERVVRIRAADYIAGRHPPPDDPRQ